The DNA segment GGGCAGCGCGGTGCTGCTGGTCATCGTCGCGCTGACCTGGCTGCTGCGCACCGCACCGCCGGTGATCAATCTGCCGGATGGCGAGGAACTGGCGACTGCCGCGGCCATCCTCAAGGCCTCCGACCAGCCGGACGGCGGCCTGGCCCTGACTGGCGACAAGGCACTGCTGTTCCATCAGGGCGATGACGCCTTCCTCATGTACGCCCGTCGCGGCCGCAGCCTGGTCGCGCTGTATGACCCGATCGGCCCAGCGCAGCAGCGTGCCGAGCTGATCTGGCAGTTCCGCGACCTCTGCGACCTGCACCATGCCCGCCCGGTGTTCTACCAGGTTCGCGCGGAGAACCTGCCGTTCTACATGGACATCGGCCTGACCGCGCTGAAACTCGGCGAGGAAGCTCGTGTCGATCTACCGCGCTTCGATCTCGAGGCCAAAGGCAAGGAGATGAAAGACCTGCGCTACACCTGGAACCGCGGCCAACGTGATGGTCTGGCGCTGGAAATCTACCCCGCCGGTGAGGTGCCACTGGATGAGCTGAAGGCGATTTCCGAGGCCTGGCTGAGCGGTAAAAACGTTCGCGAGAAAGGCTTCTCGCTGGGCCGTTTCACCCCACAATACCTGCAGCATTTCCGCATCGCGGTGATTCGCTTCCAAGGCCGCGCGGTAGCTTTCGCCAATCTGCTGGAAACCCACAGCCACGAGTTGGCCAGCCTGGACCTGATGCGCGCACACCCACAAGCGCCTAAGCTGACTATGGAGTTCCTCATGCTTGGCCTGATCCTGCACTTCAAAGAACAAGGCTATGCGCGTTTCAGCCTTGGTATGGTGCCGCTGGCAGGCCTGCAACCGCGCCGCGGTGCGCCGCTGACCCAGCGGCTTGGCGCCATGGTGTTCCGGCGTGGCGAGCAGCTCTACAATTTCCAAGGGTTGCGCCGCTTCAAGGACAAATTCCAACCGGATTGAGAACCGCGCTACATGGCCGTGCCCGCCGGCCTCGACCCACTGGTAGCCTTGGCTGACACCGCCGCCCTGATCGCTGGCGGCCTGACTGGACTGGTGAAACGCTGATGATCCGACGCTACTGGCGACATACGCTCGCCGTCCTCATCCTGATGGTTCTGGCTATCGGCCTGCTGCTGTGGAGCCGCGCGACCGCCGCGCCCAGCGTGGAACACCTGCAATTAACCGACGGCAGCCCGCTGACCTTGGTTAAGCCCGGTAAAGCGGCGCCAGCTCAGGTGGCCCTGGCCGTGCCGGCCGAGCAAGCGCTGAGCGATGCGCAACTGCTTGCCCTCAGCCGTGACAGCGGTGCACAGCTGGTGCAATTCGTCCTCGCCGAGGGTGACTGCAACGCCCAGCAGCAACGCCTGCAAGCCAGCCTGGAGCATCTGGCGGGCCCAGCCACGCTGGTCGCCGGCATTGGCCCCGGCGCTACGCTGGCCTGGCGCTGGCTGGCCGGGCAGGACAACGATCAGGCCCAGGCGCTGTCGGTAGCCTTCACGGTAGAAAAGCCAAACTGCCCGACCCCCTTGCCGGCAAAAGCCGCCCACGGCCACTGGCTGGCGGCCTGGAACGACAGCCCGGACGATCCCAGCGCGGCATTCGCCCGCGAGCAAAGCAATGGCGAAACCAGCATCAGCGACTACGACACGCCTTTGGCACAAGTACTCGACAGCCAACTGCGCCGCCTGCTGCAGGGCCAAGGCGATGCGATGCCGGTGGTGGAAGTGCCTGCGGCACAAGCGACCGACACCGTCACCCTGTTCTATTCCGGCGATGGCGGCTGGCGTGACCTGGATCGCGCTGTAGCCGGGGAAATGGCCAAACGCGGCTATCCGGTGGTCGGCATCGACGCCCTGCGCTACTACTGGCAGCACAAAAGCCCGGAACAGAGCGCCAGCGATCTGGCCAAGCTGATGCAGCACTACCGGCAAAAATGGGGCGCCAAGCGCTTCGTCCTTACCGGTTATTCCTTCGGCGCCGATGTGCTGCCAGCCATCTACAACCGCCTGCCCACCAGCGAACAACAACAGGTGGCGGCTATCTTGCTGATCGCCCTGGCTCGTAGCGGCAGCTTTGAAATAGAAGTCCAGGGCTGGCTCGGTAGCGCCGGCAAAGAGGCCGCCATCGGCCCGGAAGTAGCACGCCTGCCAGCGGCCAAAGTGCTGTGCGTATATGGCAAGGAAGAAATCAGCGAAAGCGGCTGCACCGAAGCAACCAGCGTCGGCGAAAAGTTCGAGCTACCCGGCGGCCACCATTTCGACGAGGACTACCCGGCCCTGGCGGCACGTCTGATCAAGGCCATCCAGAGCCGCCAGCTCACGCCCGCCGGTTGATCCAGGACATAATCAGCTCCCCCGGCTGCACATTAGAGTGCCAACTAAACCCGCGCTGGCGGGCTTAGGCCCAGCCGGCCAGACTGCCGGCAGCCCCCCTCCCACCAAGAGTGGCGCTGACTCGAACCAAGGAACCACGATGACCTGGAAAAACACCCCATCCCGTTATGGCAGCCTGTCCATTGCCCTGCACTGGCTAATGCTGGCGTTGATCGTCGGCTTATACGCCTGCATCGAACTCAAGGGCAACTTTCCGAAAGGCAGTGAAACCCGCGAGCTGCTCAAACAATGGCACTTCATGCTGGGGCTTGGCGTGTTTGCGCTGGTCTGGTTGCGCGTGTTCGCACGCCTGCTCGCGCCGACACCAGGCATTGAGCCGGCACCGCAAGGCTGGCAGAAGGCCCTCGGCCAACTGATGCACCTGGCGCTTTATGCCTTGATGATCGGCGCACCACTGGCCGGCTGGTTAGTCCTCAGTGCTGCGGGCAAACCGATTCCATTCTTTGGCCTGGAACTGCCAGCCTTGATCGGCAAGAACCCGGATTTGGCCGGAGAAATCAAGGAATGGCACGAACTGGCCGGCACCTTCGGCTACTGGCTGATTGGCCTGCATGCCGCGGCGGCGCTGTTCCACCACTTCATCAGCCGCGATAACACCTTCATCCGCATGCTGCCCGGTCGCGGCTAACAGACCGTTGAAACTATCGAGCTAACGGCTGAGCGCTTGATTCGTGCGCCTACCGCAATTCCGTAGGCTGGGTTTCGCCTAGCTCTACCCAGCCTACGATCTAAACCGCGCTAGCCAGCCCAGCCCAGGCCGATCAAATCTCCACCTGGGTGCCCAACTCGATCACCCGGTTCAGCGGTAGATTGAAGAAGCGCAGGTTGCCGTTGGCGTTCTTCAGCAGGAAGGCGAACAACCCCTCGCGCCAGCGCGCCATGCCGATGCGCTTGGTCGGGATCACCGTCTCGCGGCTGAGGAAATAGGTGGTGCGCATCGGGCTGAAGTCCAGCTCGCTTAAGTGACTCAGCTTGAGCGCCGCCGGTACGTCCGGCTCCTCCATGAAGCCGAAGTGCAGGATCACCCGGAAGAAGCCCTCGCCATAGGCTCCCACCTCGAAACGCCGCTCCTCCGGTACCCGCGGGCTATCCTCGGCCACCACGGTGAGCAGCACCACCTTCTCGTGCAGCACCTGGTTGTGCAACAGGTTGTGCAACAGCGCATGGGGCACCGCATCCGAGCGCGCAGTGAGGAACACCGCGGTGCCCTGCACGCGGTGCGGTGGCTGGGCACGGATGCTGTTGATGAAGATCGGCAGCGGCAGCGCAGCCTCATCCAGACGTTCGACGACGATCTGCCGACCGCGCTTCCAGGTGGTCATCAGGATGAAAAGGGCAATACCGACTATCACTGGGAAGGCACCACCCTCGGGAATCTTCGGCACGTTGGCGGCGAAGAACAGGATGTCCACCAGGAGGAAACCGAGCAGCACCGGAATCGCCAGCCAGTGCGGGGTCTTCCACAGCAGCAGCATCACCGACGCCACCAGCAGGGTGTCGATCAGCATAGTGCCGGTCACTGCCACCCCGTAGGCGGCGGCCAGCGCGCTGGAGGACTCGAAACCTATGACCAGCAGCACCACGCAGACCATCAGCGCCCAGTTCACCGCGCCGATATAGATCTGCCCCCGCTCCTCGCTGGAGGTGTGCTGGATAAACATCCGCGGCACGTAGCCGAGCTGGATCGCCTGGCGGGTCAGGGAGAAGGCGCCGGTGATCACCGCCTGCGAGGCGATGATGGTGGCCAAGGTGGCGAGCCCGATCATCGGCAGCAGCGCCCAGCTCGGCGCCAGCAGGTAGAAGGGGTTACGCGCCACTTCCGGATCGGCCAGGATCGCCGCTCCCTGACCGAAGTAGTTGAGCACTAGCCCCGGCAGCACCAGGGCGAACCAGGCACGGTCGATCGGCTTGCGGCCGAAGTGGCCCATATCGGCATACAGCGCCTCGGCGCCGGTCAGCGCCAGCACCACCGCACCGAGGATGGTCACGCCGATGCCCGGATGGGTGATAAAGAACCGCACGCACCAATAGGGGTTGAGCGCCTCCAGCACCTCCGGCCGCTGCAGGATGCCATAGACCCCGAGCGCGCCGAGGACGACGAACCAGATCACCATCACCGGGCCGAACAGGATGCCGATACGCGCCGTGCCGTGCTTCTGGATCAGGAACAGGCCGACCAGCACTATCAAGGCCAGCGGCACCACCCAGTGCTCGATCCCGTCAAAAGCCAGCTGCAGCCCCTCCACCGCGGAGAGCACCGAGATCGCCGGGGTGATCATGCTATCGCCGTAGAACAAGGCCGTACCGAACAGGCCGAGCAGCACCAGCAGCGTCTTCAGCCGCCGGTAAGGCAGGGCCGCACGCCGCGCCAGGGCGGTGAGCGCCATGACCCCGCCCTCGCCCTGGTTGTCGGCGCGCAGGATAAACAGCACGTACTTGATCGACACCACCCAGATCAGCGACCAGAAGATCAGCGAGAGGACGCCCAACACCCCATCCTGGTTGGCCTGCACCCCGTAATGGCCGGAGAATACCTCCTTCAGGGTGTACAGCGGGCTGGTGCCGATATCGCCATAGACCACCCCCACCGCGGCGACCATCAGGCCGACTGTCGATGATTTAGCCTGAGTTGCCGGCTCGCCAGCCGCCGCAGAGTGCGTCTTGGACATGCAGTAAGCTCCTGAAATGGATCGCGGACAGTGGCGCCACACGCATCTGCCCAAACTGGCCGGCTTTATACCTGATTATCCCTGCCCTAAGAAGCCGGCGTAGTGCTCGACCGGTCGCACTGAGCATAGCTAACTGGCATCTGCTGGACGGAGGCTGGTCAAGCGCGCGGCCTGCCGCTAGAATTGCGCACTTTTTGATCAGAGGCGCCGCAAGCGTCCATCTACAAAGCCTGAGGTTATCCATGTCCACCGCCGCCACGCCGAAAGTCGGCTTCGTTTCCCTGGGTTGCCCGAAAGCCCTGGTCGACTCCGAACGCATCCTGACTCAGCTGCGCATGGAAGGTTACGAGGTCGTCGCCACCTATCAGGACGCCGACGTGGTGGTGGTCAACACCTGTGGTTTCATCGACACCGCCAAGGCTGAATCGCTGGAAGTGATCGGTGAAGCCATCGCCGAAAACGGCAAAGTCATCGTCACCGGCTGCATGGGCGTGGAAGAAAGCGCGATCCGCAACGTACACCCCAGCGTACTGGCCGTCACCGGCCCGCAGCAGTATGAACAAGTGGTCAACGCCGTTCACGATGCCGTGCCGCCGAAACTCGATCACAACCCGCTGATCGACCTGGTGCCACCGCAAGGTATCAAGCTCACCCCGCGCCACTACGCCTACCTGAAGATTTCCGAAGGCTGCAACCACAGTTGCAGCTTCTGCATCATCCCGTCGATGCGCGGCAAGCTGGTCAGCCGCCCGGTCGGCGACGTCTTGGGCGAGGCCGAGCGCCTGGTCAAAGCCGGCGTCAAGGAGCTGCTGGTGATCTCCCAGGACACCAGCGCCTACGGCGTCGACGTGAAATACAAAACCGACTTCTGGAACGGCCAGCCGGTGAAAACCCGCATGCTGGAGCTGTGCGAGGCTCTCAGCACACTCGGTGTCTGGGTGCGCCTGCACTACGTCTACCCGTACCCCAACGTCGACGATGTGATCCCGCTGATGGCCGCCGGCAAGATCCTGCCGTACCTGGACATCCCCTTCCAGCATGCCAGCCCAAAAATCCTCAAAGCCATGAAACGCCCGGCTTTCGAAGACAAGACCCTGGCGCGCATCAAGAAATGGCGCGAACAGTGCCCGGAGCTGATCATCCGCTCCACCTTCATCGTCGGTTTCCCCGGCGAAACCGAAGAAGACTTCCAATACCTGCTCGACTGGCTGACCGAAGCCCAGCTCGACCGCGTCGGCTGCTTCCAGTACTCCCGAGTGGAAGGCGCGCCCGCCAACCTGCTGGACAGCCACGTACCGGATGAGGTCAAACAGGACCGTTGGGATCGCTTCATGGCCCACCAACAAGCCATCAGCGCCGCCCGTCTGCAATTGAAAGTCGGCAAGGAAATCGAAGTACTGATCGACGAAGTCGACGAACAAGGCGCCGTCGGCCGCTGCTTCTTCGACGCCCCGGAAATCGACGGCAACGTCTACGTCGACAGCGACCAAGACCTCAAGCCCGGCGACAAAGTCTGGTGCCGCGTCACCGACGCCGACGAGTACGACCTCTGGGCCGAAACGCTCTAAATATGCACATAGAAACGCCCCGCACTTCAGGCTGTGCGAAAACGTACTAATGGTTGACCAAGCAAACGCCCCGACTGGTTCGGGGCGTTTTGCTGTGTGCGGACCCAGGGGAGAAAAAGGCTGTATCAGCCCATCAATCCGATGAGGTGGCGTGCGCCGAGCACGTTGATCGCTCTTTTGAGGTTATAGGCCTGTACCGCTAAGGCCATTTCGGTTCGTGCTCCCTTCAATTGGCGAAGCAGGAAGCGACCATTACCAAATAGCCATTGTTTGAGGTTGCCAAATGGATGCTCGACGATGGACCGCCTACTCGCCATCATCTCGGGCTGCGCCTGCAGCCGCTGCTCCATTCGCTCAAAGGCCGCCTCGTGGGCATGGCGTCTCAGGTAGCGACGCTGGGCGTTGGTGCACTGTGCCTTGAGCGGGCAAGCGCTGCAGTCGCTGATCGCCGCGTGGTAGATACGCTCCCCGCGATTCAGTTGCTTGAGCGTCAGCAACTTGCCTGCCGGACAGCGGTACTGGTCGCTCTCTGCGTCGTAAGTGAAATCACTTCGCTCGAACAGCTGCGTATCACCACCCTGGTTGTTAACTGCCCGGTTGGGCGGCACATAGGCGGTAATGCCGGCATCTTCGCATGCCTGGAACTGCTCGCCGTTGGAGTAACCGGCATCGGCAGTGACCGTCAGCACATCCTGCTGCAACTCGGACTGGGCGGCTTTAGCCATCGGCTCGAGCTGCTGGGTATCGTTGCCGTCCTGTGTGACCTCGTGATGCACGATCAGGCAATGCTCGGCGTCCACAGCTGTTTGCACGTTGTAAGCGACGCGCCCACCCCGAGGGGTACGCATCATCCGGGCATCGCTCTCGGTGGTGATGAATTGCTCAAGCTCCAGGGCCTGCATCAGTGCTTGGCAAGTCAGGTTGTCGGCCTGTTTGGCTTGCAGTCGCTCCAGCGCCGTTTTTACCGCACTACGGTCAACGGCCTCATTGGCTTCGGACTTGTCCGCCTCATCCAGCTCCGCCAGGTACTGGGCGATACGCTTATCCAGCTTCTCTTGCTGACGCTTGAGCTTCTTCAGATCCACATGCCGACGCGCTGAGGCCACGGCCTTGAATTTGCTGCCATCGATGGCCACCAACTCTCCGGCGATCAGCCCGGCTTGACGGCAAAACTGCACGAAGGCCCGACAGGTCGCGCTGAACGAGCCACGTAGGCATCGATCACACGGACCAGATGGTCAAGCTGTACCTGTATGGCTATTTCCAACGCATCCGCTCCTCCCGACGCCTCGAAGCTGAATGCCTGCGCAACGTCGAAGTCATGTGGTTGCTCAATCGGCTCAAGCCGGACTTCAAGACCATCGCCGATTACCGCAAGGACGCGGTTCTGCGTCAGGGCCTCACGGAAACGATCAAAGCTTCAGTAGGGCGGGTGCAACCCGCGCGACAAATCCAGCTAGAAGCGCGGGTTGCACCCGCCCTACAAGGCTCTACATCGCTAAACTCTTCCTTATACCCTCACCCTGGGCCACCCCATGGCCAAGCTCAAGGTCTACTACGACGGCACCTGCCCGCGCTGCGTCGCCGATCGTCGCCGCTACCAGACATTCAGCACTGATGGCGACGACTCCGTGGAATGGTTGGATATCAGCGGGCGCGACGAAGAGCTGCGGCGGATCGGCATCGACCCCTACCAGGCCCTGACCGAACTGCATGTGCAGGACGAACAGGGACGCATCCACCGCGAACTCGACGCCTATATCCTGTTGCTGGCACGCACCCGCCACCTCAAGCCCCTCGCCTGGCTGCTCGGCCTGCCCGGGCTGAAGCCGATACTTTCCTGGACCTACCGACACTGGGTGCTACGCCGACTAAGGCACAGCGGCAGGCTCTGACAGAGCCTGCCAGCTATGAATGAGCCCGAGGGTGTAGATCATCTGGCTTCCATATAGGCATGACCCAAGAGCTTGCCCTTCCACTCCACCCCACCTATCCTGCGCCGGCCTCGGTAAATCCCGTGGCCGGGTTTGACAGCCCGAACCAACATTGGCGCGATTGCGCCAGCAGGTGCATGCGAAAACGGTGAACGTTTTTGTAGGCATCGATACGCATGCAGTTTTGACTGCAATGCTTTATGGCAGATCGCGCGGGGAGACCCTCGTGGTCTGCCGGTTTCAATGTTGCCGGTCTGTCAACCTCGCGCGATCTGCCACCCTTCGACTGACAGCGAATGGTGGTGGCTTTCAACTCAACATTGGAGCTTCACCATGCATGACGCATACATCCCCCCTACTTTTCTTCGCTACAACCGCCCTCTTCGCGGACTGATGATCGACAACCAACCCTGGTTCGCTGCTCGCGATTTCGGACTATTGATAGGTCATCGCCACCCGGAACGTATCTGCCGGCTGGCAGACGACGACCAACTCAGAACCGTGCATTTCGCCCAGGCAAGCGGTGATGAGGAAGTGGTAGAAATGATCAGCGAATCCGCCATCTACCGGGCGTTCTACCGGTTCAGCCATCCGGAACTTCGCGGCCTGCGCCGCTGGCTGACCCATTAAGTCATCCCCACTCTGCGCGATGCACGACCCCCCGACATACCCTCGCCACGGCGCACGCTGATGACGTGGGACACGCGGCGGATCAGCCTGCTGGAATGGCAGGGCAAGTTATGGATACCGCTGAATGAGCTGCCCCACTTCAGCCAACCCGACGATAACCACCAACGGCCGGTGCGACCGGGCTTCCTGCCGCGCTGGATGCGTTGACAACATCAAAAAAACTCTGCGCACAGCAAGATCCAAAAGAAACACCCCAACCTCAGCCACCCCCTCTCGACGGGGTGGCGATACTAATGAAAGCGTATGAACTGCTTAACCCACTCGCAATAGACGCGCTCAGTGCGAATCGAGTAGTGTTTCAAGCGAATTTGATCACGCAGCTGATCGAGCAGCTTGGGCGTTCCGTCCATGGTGCATAACTCCATTCAGCGGTCACCCGACCGCCACAATGCCCCGCCTAGACAGGGATAGACGAGAGGACAAGGAATGTTATCCACCACGTCCGTAAAAGCGTTATTACACCATTTGGTGTCTATTTATAGTTAGCTTCACTTAGCAGGGAACGCGCCGTATGCCACAAGAGCAGTGTTATATGTGTCACAAGGTGGCAACCTCTGTTGAGCATGTGCCACCAAAGTGCTTATTTCCTGAGCTTAAGGATTCAGGAAAGGATCTTAGAATCAATTTAATCACCGTCCCCTCATGCGAGGATCACAATGGAAAAAAATCGCATGACGATGAGTTTCTGATGGTTAGCATCGCAGGAATAATTGGAAACAACTCTATCGGCTACCAGCATTACAACGGGAAAATTCAGAGAGCATTAAAAAGAACATCATACAAGCTGCTGGAAAAAGTATTCCTACGAAAAGAAATTCTGAGAATTGGGGATGAGAATAAATTTCTTGAGCTGCTTTGGGGCACTCCCGATCATAAAAGGCTAATAGATTGCTTCACGCATATCGCCTACGGAATACACCGCCATCACTACAAGCAAAATTTTAATGGCATCGTAAAACCATACCTCGGCTTTCTTTATACAAAAGAGCAAAATCCAAAAGCATTCAAAGCTTTCCTCAAAGACAAGGCAAGTATTGAATTGGCCGACCAGCCAAAATATGGCGACAACCCAGAGGTTTTTTATTATCAATTTACCGGCGTTGATAATTTCGGTCTCTTTCTAGGCAGGCTTTGCTTTTATCAAAACGTTGATGTTTATATTTCCTATCAGCCAGCAGAAGCGCAAACACCATACCACCTCGGCTTTGACCTTATGAATCGAGGGATAAAAACCATTATCAAGCTTGGTGACAAAGAGTATGAGTTCAACTAAAGCTAACACGCTGTTCAAGGCCGTTCGCTTCGCTCACTCGGGACGGGCTAAAGCCCGCCCCTTAACCTGACCGTTATGTACTTGTTGGACAAAGGAGTGGCCATTGAAAATCTATTACGTTGACGCTGAGAATATTGGCTTGAGCATGCTGGACGAACTGACAATTTCAGTTCTAGATAGAGTTTTTGTTTTTACAAATTCTGAAAGCCTGAAATCTGCATGCGCCAATGCCCTTCTTACTTGCGTTAGTGGCTATCCGAGCGGGCAGAACCAAGCAGATTTTCACATAATTGCGCACCTATCAAAGATACTCGGGTATCTCTCCAAGGCAGAGAAAAAAGCACTTGAATTTATACTTTGTTCAAAAGATCTAAGTTTATGGAAAGCTTTCGAATTTCAGTGCTCGCTTTCTGGCGTAAAACCAAACAACCCATACATTGGCCTTGAGCCAGAAAAAACTGATGTAGTAGTTGCGCTCGACACATCAATAGAAGCAAAAATCCTTAAATTGATGGCACAACCAATTACTGCGGTTGAAATACAAGAAAAATTAAATATCTCAAAGTCAGAATTTACTACATCGTTCAATAGCCTTATAAGTGCCGGTAAAATTCAGCGTCAACCAAACGCAAAGAAAAAGTGGCTTCGCGTTGCAAGAACATAACAATGCGCTGAAATCGCTCACTTCGTTCGATGGGACGGCGTTCCGCCGCCCATTAGCTTAATCGTTATGCATATCGAGGTATAGATGGGAGTCTCTAATCCATATAAAAGAACTGCACGAATTTTTACTGACGGAAGCTACTCAAACTCTGGAAAGTGGATGTATGTACACCACAAGGATTACGCAGACTCGCCAAGCAATTTTATTAGGGGATTCCTGCTCATTCAAAAGGACATCCTTGAACTTTTCGATTACGTTGAGCCATCAGACGCCAATCTAAAAACACACTCACACCGCATTCATGAGTTACTTCTTAGAACATGCGTTGAAATTGAAGCTAATTGCAAAGCAATTCTCAGAGAGAATGGCTACTCAAAATCAGGGAATTGAAACATTGACGATTACAAGAAAATTGAGCAGAGCCACTACCTCTCTCAGTACAAAATAAAAGTTCCCAATTGGCTTGGAAGTCAATCAATTAGAAGTCCATTCCTTCCTTGGACCACTCTCAGCCCTCTCCCATGGTACCAAGCATACAACCACACAAAGCACGATCGACATATCAACTTTCACGAGGCCAACTTCGAAAATCTTATCGATGCAACTTCTGCACTTTCAGCCATAATTGCATCACAGTTTATAGATAATGATTTTTCGCCTGCAGGTATAAGTCTCGGCCTTAATCCAGGCATACCAAGCGACGGTTTTGAACCCAGTGTTGGTGGGTTTTTCAGAGTACAATATCCAACCAATATACCGCCTTCAGCAATGTACGACTTTGAACATAAAGATATTGATTTTAATGTAGATATATTTCAGACATTCATATATCAATGAAGGCATAACAATTGGTACTCAAAGCGCTCACTTCGTTCGCTGGGACGGCGCATGCGCGCGGCCCCTTAGCTAAACGTTATGTCTTTAGGAGAGCCAACATTGGTCGAAGGATATAGAATTAGCACTAACCATGAAGATATGGACTTAACCGTGATTCATGGTTTCATTTCTCAATCATATTGGGCCAGTAATATTCCAGTGGAGACAATGCGACGCGCTATTGAAAATTCATTGTGCTTCGGGATTTTCTCAAACTCTGGAGGGCAAGTAGGTTTTGCTCGCATGATTACCGATACAGCGACTTTTGCTTATTTAGCCGATGTTTTTGTGCTTGAAGAGCACCAAGGCAAGGGGTTGAGTAAATGGTTAATGAAAGTGATATTAGAGTACCCTGAGTTGCAAGGTCTCCGCCGTATGGTTCTGGCGACAAAAGATGCTCACGGCTTGTACGAACAATTTGGTTTTAAGGCACTGGCCAATCCACAAACCTTTATGGAGATTATAGTGCCTAATATATACACCAAACATAACCATATAATCCACGCGACAAGCGCGTGATTGCGGCGTTAGGCATCATCAAAACCAAGGAGGGAAAAATGAAAAAAGTCACACTACCGCTCGTTACCTTGATCGCGTTTTCCGCATACACAATTTCCGTCATGCTTAACGCAGAGCAGTCCTTGATTCAGTTCGGCATCCAACTCATGTCCAGCCCTGACACGGCGCAAGTAGTGATTGATCTTTACATTCTTGCTGCGCTCTCGTGCGTCTGGATGTACAGCGACGCCAAAGCGCGAGGAAAATCTATCGGATATCTGGCACCGTACTTTGCAATAACAGCAATTTTTGTCTCTATCGGGCCACTTCTCTATATCGTTGTAAAAGCTTTTTCAAAAGAGAGCGTCGTGCAAAATGCATAACAAGTCGCTCAACCTCGCTCACTCCGTTCGCTGGACAGTCAAAAGCTACGCTTTTGCCTGCCGGTTGGCTTAATCGTTAGGCCCCATACATCCACAGCCCACGAGTTCTTTACCATGAATACAGCACTACTTGTCATTGACGTCCAGCAGGGTCTATGCGAAGGCGAACACGACGCTTTTGAGTCACAGCAAGTCATCGCTCGAATCAACAAGGTCTCCGAGAAGGCGCGTGCTGCAGGTGCAGTTGTGATCTTCATACAGCACGAGTCCAAATCTGGATACCTTGAGTTTGGAACAGATGCATGGCAACTTGCCCATGGCCTTCACGTTGAGCCAACCGACTTA comes from the Pseudomonas cavernicola genome and includes:
- a CDS encoding GNAT family N-acetyltransferase; its protein translation is MVEGYRISTNHEDMDLTVIHGFISQSYWASNIPVETMRRAIENSLCFGIFSNSGGQVGFARMITDTATFAYLADVFVLEEHQGKGLSKWLMKVILEYPELQGLRRMVLATKDAHGLYEQFGFKALANPQTFMEIIVPNIYTKHNHIIHATSA
- a CDS encoding DUF2834 domain-containing protein, coding for MKKVTLPLVTLIAFSAYTISVMLNAEQSLIQFGIQLMSSPDTAQVVIDLYILAALSCVWMYSDAKARGKSIGYLAPYFAITAIFVSIGPLLYIVVKAFSKESVVQNA